The stretch of DNA CAACGCGCGCGGCGCGGTCGAGACCATCGAGCATCCCACGCGCGGCCGGTTCCGCGTGCCCGGGTGCCCGATCCGCCTGTCCGACTCCGAGGCGGTGACCACGCCGCCCCCGCTCGCCGGCCAGCACACCGACGAGGTGCTGGCGGAGGTACTCGGGCTCACCGCGGACGAGGTGGCCGGCCTGCGGGCGCGCGCCGTCGTCTGAGCCGTGCGGTTCGGTCACGCGCCGTCCATCTGGGAGCAGTTCCCCCAGCTCGTCCCCGGCGTCCTGCGGGTCGGCGGCATCCACCCGAAGGCGGACGTGCAGGCGCTGATCGAGCCCTGGCACGCGCGGGCGCGCGAGCGGCTGGCGCGCGGCCCCGAGTCCGAGCTGGCCGAGATCTCCGCGTGGCGCCGCGCCTACACCCAGATGGGCCTCAAGCCCACGCAGTACCGCTCCGCTGCCGAGGCCCTGCTTCGCCGCTTCCGTCGTGACAACGACCTGCCACGCCTGCATCCGCTGGTGGATCTGGGCAACGCGCTCTCGCTCGCCTTCGCGCTGCCGGTGGCGATCTTCGACCTCGCGGGCGTCGATTCGTTCCTGGAGGTGCGCCACGCCGCGGGTGGTGAGGCGTACGACGGCTTCGGAGGCGAGACGGAGCGCGCCGAGCCGGGCGAGGTCATCTTCGCCGACGCGGCCGGCCACGCGCACGCGCGACGCTGGACGTTTCGGCAGAGCCGGCGCTCCACCGTCACCGCCGACACCCGCGAGGTCCTCATCGTCGTCGAGGGAATGCACGAGACCGCGGCCGCCGACGTGCCGGCCCTGATCGACGCGCTCGCCGGGCACATCACGGGCTGCTGGGAAGCCCCGCGGCCGCGCGCCGTGCTCTCCTCGGCATCGCCACGCATCGAGCTGCCGGCCTGAGCCCACTCTCGCCGTCCGTCCCCCGCATCGGCTCGGTGGTGCTGCAGAGCCTGCCCGCCGCGGCGGCGGTCGCGGTGTTCGGCAGCCTCTACGGCGCCGCCGCGCGCGCCTACCTCGGGGCGCCGCTGACGCTGGCCTCCTCGGTCATCGTCTACTCGGGGGCGCTGCAATTCGCGCTGGTGGCCCTGCTCGGCGCCGGCGCCACGCTCGTCCCGCTCCTGCTGACCGCGGTCGTGCTGAACCTGCGCCACCTGGTGCTGGGGGCGGCGCTGCGCTCGCGCTTCGAGAGCGGGCCGCGGCGGCGGGCCCTGCTCGCGTTCTTCCTGGTGGACGAGACGTTCGGGTTCGCCATCGCGGCCGGCAACGCGGTCGAGCCGCGCGCGGTGGGCGCCACCACCGAGCGCACGCTGCTGGTGGCCGGGCTCACGCTCTGGGTCGCGTGGCTCGTGGGCACCCTGGTCGGCGTGCTGGGCGGCGGGCTCGCCGCGGTCGAGAGCGTGGCCGGCGCGATCTTCCCGGTGCTGTTCATCGGGCTGGCCGCGCTCGCGGTGACGCGGCCGTCCCACGTGGCGCGCGCGGTCGCGGCCGCCGTGCTCACCGCGGCGGTGGCGGTGCTGCTGCCCGACCTGCGCATGCTCGCGCCGGTCATCGCGGGCGTGCTGGTGGCCTTGCCGGGTCGGGCGTCGTGAGCGCGCTGGTGCTGCTGGCGATCGCGCTGATCACCTACGGCAGCCGCGCCGCCGCGGTGGTGCTGCTGCCGCGCCCGGGCGCGCGCTTCGAGATGATCCTCTCACGCATCCCGGCCGCGATCTTCGCGAGCCTGGCGACGGCCACCCTCGTGGGCGACGGCGGCCGGCTGGCCGACGTCCCGGTGCTGGCCGCCGCGGCGGGCGCGCTGCTCGCCAGCCCGGCGCGCTCGCTGCTGCTGTGCCTGATCGGCGGCGCGATCGGCTACGCGGCGGGGGCCTGGCTCGGCTGAGCGCGCCTCAGCGCCGGCTCGGCCAGGTGCCCATGACCTGGCGGAGGATCGCGAACTCGCCGATGTGGTAGGTGTTGTGCTCGGAGACGATCAGCAGCTCGCGGATCAGCGTGTGCTGCTGCGCGTAGGGCAGCGCCGAGCCCAGCGCCACGCGCGGGTTCGCCGCGATCTTCTCGAGCGCGGCCCGGTCGCGGCGGAAGTCGGCGATCGTCTTCTTCCACGCCGCCGCGTCGGCCTCGTCGTCCGCCCTGGGCCAGTAGTCGTCGGGCCACGTGGGCAGGCGGTATTCCGGGTCCTCGATGTACTCGAGGATATCGCGCTGGGCGATCCGCATGTGCTCGAGCAGGTGCCACGGGGTGTACGGCACGTTGGGCGGGCGCGTGTTGATGTGCCGCATCGGGAAGTCGGCGACCACGTCGTCGAAGGTCATGTACGAGGGTCCGCGCACCAGGGCCCGCACCTCGGCGCGCACCGCGTCCTTCTTCACGCCGCCCTTCGCCTTCACGCCGCCCTTTGCCTTCATGCCGCCCTTTGCCTTCATGCCGGCTTTCGCGCGACTCACGGCTGCCACGTCGGCCAGCTAGGCGGCACCGGCAGCGTCTTGAGCGCGGCGGTGAACGCGCTCCAGAGGAACGCGTGCTGACCCGTTCCCGGCCCGATCAGCCCGCCACCGAACCCGAGCTGCCGCACCGCCAGACGCGACGCTTCCTGCACGTCCTCCACCGGCTCGAAGCGCCCGTCGCTCTGACGGCGGCTCAGCACCGGCGTCGGGCGCGGCTGGCCCGGTCTGAAACCGAGCAGATACTCGTGCCCGTCGTTGCCGTCGACGAGAATGCCCTTCACCGTACCCTGCCCCTTCATCCCCCCGTCCTCCTGCCCGAACACTACACTGGGGTCAGTCTTGCATTACGACATTTGGTGGCGCGCCACGATGGCCTGACGCGGCGAAAATGTCGTAATGCAAGACCTGACCCCGGGACCCCGGGACGAGGCGTTGACAAGGGCGCTTCCGG from Candidatus Methylomirabilota bacterium encodes:
- a CDS encoding phenylalanine--tRNA ligase beta subunit-related protein; translated protein: MRFGHAPSIWEQFPQLVPGVLRVGGIHPKADVQALIEPWHARARERLARGPESELAEISAWRRAYTQMGLKPTQYRSAAEALLRRFRRDNDLPRLHPLVDLGNALSLAFALPVAIFDLAGVDSFLEVRHAAGGEAYDGFGGETERAEPGEVIFADAAGHAHARRWTFRQSRRSTVTADTREVLIVVEGMHETAAADVPALIDALAGHITGCWEAPRPRAVLSSASPRIELPA
- a CDS encoding AzlC family ABC transporter permease: MVLQSLPAAAAVAVFGSLYGAAARAYLGAPLTLASSVIVYSGALQFALVALLGAGATLVPLLLTAVVLNLRHLVLGAALRSRFESGPRRRALLAFFLVDETFGFAIAAGNAVEPRAVGATTERTLLVAGLTLWVAWLVGTLVGVLGGGLAAVESVAGAIFPVLFIGLAALAVTRPSHVARAVAAAVLTAAVAVLLPDLRMLAPVIAGVLVALPGRAS
- a CDS encoding AzlD domain-containing protein, which encodes MSALVLLAIALITYGSRAAAVVLLPRPGARFEMILSRIPAAIFASLATATLVGDGGRLADVPVLAAAAGALLASPARSLLLCLIGGAIGYAAGAWLG
- a CDS encoding DinB family protein, whose product is MSRAKAGMKAKGGMKAKGGVKAKGGVKKDAVRAEVRALVRGPSYMTFDDVVADFPMRHINTRPPNVPYTPWHLLEHMRIAQRDILEYIEDPEYRLPTWPDDYWPRADDEADAAAWKKTIADFRRDRAALEKIAANPRVALGSALPYAQQHTLIRELLIVSEHNTYHIGEFAILRQVMGTWPSRR